The window GCCGGCCACTTCCTGCAGGGCCTGGTCCAGGCAGTCGATGAACAGCTCGGCGTGCTCCTGCTCGAAAGCCAGCAGCGGGCGAATCTTCAGGATGTTCTCCATGGGGCCGGCGGCGCTGATCAGCACACCACGCTCGCGCATGGCGTTGACCACGCGACGGGTCTGGTTGGCGGCCGGGGTCTTTTCGGCACGGTCGGTCACCAGTTCGACGCCGAGGAACAGCCCCGCGCCGCGCACGTCGCCGATCAGTTCGTGACGGTCGGCCAGTCGGCGGATGCCCTCCAGCATGAAGTCGCCGATGCACTGCGAGCGCTCCTGCAGCTTCTCGTCGCGGATCACGTCCAGCACCGCCTGGGCCGCCGCGCAGGACACCGGGTTGCCGCCGAAGGTGTTGAAGTAGCGCACGTTGCGCCCGAAACTTTCGAGGATGTCCGCGCGTGCCACAACGCCGGCGATGGGCTGGCCGTTGCCCATGGGCTTGCCGAGGGTGACCAGGTCCGGCTGCACGCCGTGGCGCTGGAAGCCCCACATGGTTCGGCCGGTACGGGCGAAGCCGCTTTGGACCTCGTCGGCGATGTAGAGCAGGCCTTCCGACTGGGCGACCTTCACCGCTTCGGCGAGGAAGCCGACCGGCTCCGGTAGCACGCCGTCGCTGGCGAAGATGCCGTCGAGCAGCAGCGCGGCGGGCTTGATGCCCTGGGCGCGCAGGTCGGCGATGGCGGCGCGCACGTCGTCGGCGAGGAGCTTGCCGACGTTCTCTGCGCCCAGCCGGTAGGCGTCCGGTGCCCGCACGGTGCGTGCGTGGGCGGGCAGGGTGATGCCGGAACCCAGGGCTGGCGAGAGTTCGGAGATGTCGCCGGTGACGCCGTGGTAGGCGAAGCGGGTGATGATCACCCCGGTGCCGCCGGTGTAATGCCGGGCGATGCGCAGGGCGAGGTCGTTGGCCTCGCTGCCGGTGCAGGTGAACATGACCTGTTCGAGGCCGGCGGGGAAGGTCGAGAGCAGGTCCTCGGCGTAGTCGAGGATGCCTTCCTGCAGGTAGCGGGTGTGGGTATTCAACACCGCCGCCTGGCTGGCGATGGCCTGCACCACGCGTGGGTGGCAGTGGCCGATGGAGGCGACGTTGTTGTACGCGTCGAGGTAGCGGTTGCCCTGCTTGTCGTAGAGCCAGACCCCTTCGCCGCGCACGGTGTGCAGCGGGCGTTCGTAGAACAGCCGGTAGGCCGGGCCGAGCAGGCGTTCGCGGCGCTCGATCAGACGGCGCTCCTCGTCGCTCAGGCGGTCGGCGTCGGCCGGGCTGAATCCGTTGGGCATGGTCATGGACGGGGCTCCTCGTGGTTGGCGCAGGCGGTGAAGATCTGATCTTGCGCCTGTTCCCGGCTCAGGCGGGCCAGGCCTTGCAGGCTCTGCCAGGCGTGATGGGTGTTGCGCAGGATGTAGTCGCGGTTCTCGGGGTGCAGGCTGGCGCGCCACGCGGTGATGCACAGGGTCATGATCAGGCGCGTGGCGATCAGGTCGGCGAGGATTTCCTGCTCGGCTTCCAGCAGCGGGCGGCGGCGATGGTAGGCGGCGATCATCTCGCAGGCGGTGGCCAGCGGCGCGTCCGGCTCGCCCACCTGGTAGGCGGCAGCGACGCCGAGGTCGTTGATCAGCGGCGCATGGACCATGTCGCCGAAGTCGAGGATGTTGCGCAACTGATCAGGGCGCGCGGCATCGACGATCACGTTGTGCGGGTTCAGGTCGTTGTGGATCACCTGGGCGCGCAGGCTGGCCTGGCGGGGCAGGGCATGGCGTTCGAAGTTGTCGAGGAAGCGTTCGACCAGCGCGCGCTGCTCGCGGTCCTCGATGTAGTTCAGCAGGCGGCGCAGGCGCGAGGCGTGCTTCAGGTCCCAGAGCAGCTCGTGGCCGGACGCCGGGTGCTCGAAGCCATCGAGTGCAAGGCC of the Pseudomonas sp. PSE14 genome contains:
- a CDS encoding aspartate aminotransferase family protein, coding for MTMPNGFSPADADRLSDEERRLIERRERLLGPAYRLFYERPLHTVRGEGVWLYDKQGNRYLDAYNNVASIGHCHPRVVQAIASQAAVLNTHTRYLQEGILDYAEDLLSTFPAGLEQVMFTCTGSEANDLALRIARHYTGGTGVIITRFAYHGVTGDISELSPALGSGITLPAHARTVRAPDAYRLGAENVGKLLADDVRAAIADLRAQGIKPAALLLDGIFASDGVLPEPVGFLAEAVKVAQSEGLLYIADEVQSGFARTGRTMWGFQRHGVQPDLVTLGKPMGNGQPIAGVVARADILESFGRNVRYFNTFGGNPVSCAAAQAVLDVIRDEKLQERSQCIGDFMLEGIRRLADRHELIGDVRGAGLFLGVELVTDRAEKTPAANQTRRVVNAMRERGVLISAAGPMENILKIRPLLAFEQEHAELFIDCLDQALQEVAG
- a CDS encoding phosphotransferase, with amino-acid sequence MPLNTAPVQDHLLEAAPAQVSDAQAAAIAEEYFGQRGTLNRLAGERDLNFHISHGHGDDRLLKLSHPLEDPQVVDFQTRALLRVEATDPTLAVQRVYPSLSGEYQIPVVVDGQPMLARLFSFVDGLPLHRVPQRSRALRENLGDALARLGLALDGFEHPASGHELLWDLKHASRLRRLLNYIEDREQRALVERFLDNFERHALPRQASLRAQVIHNDLNPHNVIVDAARPDQLRNILDFGDMVHAPLINDLGVAAAYQVGEPDAPLATACEMIAAYHRRRPLLEAEQEILADLIATRLIMTLCITAWRASLHPENRDYILRNTHHAWQSLQGLARLSREQAQDQIFTACANHEEPRP